The following are encoded together in the Coffea arabica cultivar ET-39 chromosome 1c, Coffea Arabica ET-39 HiFi, whole genome shotgun sequence genome:
- the LOC113713863 gene encoding uncharacterized protein isoform X4, whose translation MAVVVANGRPLITALISCNLPHIKFLLGGGAPTSCRTPSFSSSLPNTTLKSATAPHHLWNFKPSASRYLPPVLVFKCRFKCFQHQGPESDESSTSKDKPEGQHKAADDVMQSLKGKAASGEISFLSKLVVLLAVALAITVLSIGFRQPHQRSLLGIQHLVDSSSAPALSTHAVGFSFRAFGYRIILPEYAPGWIYFWLLMAAGCGLFISEEALNIWVGITLARMLSLDGTWHSFLDSFSRNAHYIVSTVLWVYWGVCISDMIPFYLGKLFRQSGASDDVSSKLGIGREKALKITRVVQKYGNLVGVVERFSLGVRNPTAFLAGAMVLTRKRLLPHAMHTKLWCRSRMS comes from the exons ATGGCGGTTGTAGTAGCAAATGGGCGTCCATTAATTACGGCTCTCATCTCTTGCAATTTGCCACATATCAAGTTCTTGCTCGGTGGTGGTGCTCCCACCAGTTGTCGTACACCTTCCTTCTCCTCCTCGCTACCGAACACTACACTCAAAAGTGCAACTGCACCGCACCATCTTTGGAATTTTAAGCCCTCGGCATCTCGGTATCTCCCTCCTGTCCTTGTTTTTAAG TGTAGGTTCAAATGCTTTCAGCATCAGGGTCCTGAAAGTGATGAGTCTTCCACATCTAAGGACAAACCAGAGGGACAACATAAGGCTGCTGATGATGTAATGCAAAGTTTGAAAGGCAAAGCAGCTAGTGGAGAAATCTCATTTCTGTCAAAACTAGTGGTACTCCTGGCTGTGGCTCTGGCAATTACAGTGCTATCCATTGGCTTTAGACAGCCTCATCAAAGATCTCTGCTTGGCATTCAACATTTAGTTGATAGTTCATCTGCTCCCGCTTTAAGTACACATGCTGTTGGTTTTTCTTTTAGAGCTTTTGGATACAGAATTATACTTCCAGAATATGCTCCAGG GTGGATCTACTTCTGGCTTCTGATGGCTGCAGGATGCGGTCTTTTCATAAGTGAAGAGGCTTTAAATATATGG GTTGGCATCACTTTAGCGCGGATGCTTTCACTGGATGGCACATGGCATTCTTTTCTTGATTCATTCTCTAGGAACGCTCACTACATTGTATCCACGGTTTTATGGGTTTACTG GGGAGTTTGCATTAGTGATATGATACCATTTTACCTTGGCAAGCTTTTCAGACAATCTGGGGCATCCGATGATGTTTCTTCAAAG TTAGGAATTGGCAGAGAGAAAGCATTGAAAATCACGCGCGTTGTCCAAAAATATGGAAATCTAGTTGGTGTTG TTGAACGGTTCTCGTTAGGTGTGAGGAATCCTACAGCATTTTTAGCAGGTGCAATG GTGCTGACTAGGAAAAGGTTGTTACCGCATGCTATGCATACTAAGCTTTGGTGTCGGAGCAGAATGAGTTAA
- the LOC113713863 gene encoding uncharacterized protein isoform X2, producing MAVVVANGRPLITALISCNLPHIKFLLGGGAPTSCRTPSFSSSLPNTTLKSATAPHHLWNFKPSASRYLPPVLVFKHQGPESDESSTSKDKPEGQHKAADDVMQSLKGKAASGEISFLSKLVVLLAVALAITVLSIGFRQPHQRSLLGIQHLVDSSSAPALSTHAVGFSFRAFGYRIILPEYAPGWIYFWLLMAAGCGLFISEEALNIWVGITLARMLSLDGTWHSFLDSFSRNAHYIVSTVLWVYWGVCISDMIPFYLGKLFRQSGASDDVSSKLGIGREKALKITRVVQKYGNLVGVVERFSLGVRNPTAFLAGAMGISPEFFFAGVCCGGLITLPLQLGIGFLFRDRPVFALATVATVVGIWTIIPYAAAALTALFLYLRRKNFS from the exons ATGGCGGTTGTAGTAGCAAATGGGCGTCCATTAATTACGGCTCTCATCTCTTGCAATTTGCCACATATCAAGTTCTTGCTCGGTGGTGGTGCTCCCACCAGTTGTCGTACACCTTCCTTCTCCTCCTCGCTACCGAACACTACACTCAAAAGTGCAACTGCACCGCACCATCTTTGGAATTTTAAGCCCTCGGCATCTCGGTATCTCCCTCCTGTCCTTGTTTTTAAG CATCAGGGTCCTGAAAGTGATGAGTCTTCCACATCTAAGGACAAACCAGAGGGACAACATAAGGCTGCTGATGATGTAATGCAAAGTTTGAAAGGCAAAGCAGCTAGTGGAGAAATCTCATTTCTGTCAAAACTAGTGGTACTCCTGGCTGTGGCTCTGGCAATTACAGTGCTATCCATTGGCTTTAGACAGCCTCATCAAAGATCTCTGCTTGGCATTCAACATTTAGTTGATAGTTCATCTGCTCCCGCTTTAAGTACACATGCTGTTGGTTTTTCTTTTAGAGCTTTTGGATACAGAATTATACTTCCAGAATATGCTCCAGG GTGGATCTACTTCTGGCTTCTGATGGCTGCAGGATGCGGTCTTTTCATAAGTGAAGAGGCTTTAAATATATGG GTTGGCATCACTTTAGCGCGGATGCTTTCACTGGATGGCACATGGCATTCTTTTCTTGATTCATTCTCTAGGAACGCTCACTACATTGTATCCACGGTTTTATGGGTTTACTG GGGAGTTTGCATTAGTGATATGATACCATTTTACCTTGGCAAGCTTTTCAGACAATCTGGGGCATCCGATGATGTTTCTTCAAAG TTAGGAATTGGCAGAGAGAAAGCATTGAAAATCACGCGCGTTGTCCAAAAATATGGAAATCTAGTTGGTGTTG TTGAACGGTTCTCGTTAGGTGTGAGGAATCCTACAGCATTTTTAGCAGGTGCAATG GGTATATCACCTGAGTTTTTCTTTGCCGGTGTCTGTTGTGGTGGTCTTATAACACTTCCACTTCAG TTGGGGATTGGATTCTTATTCAGAGACCGTCCAGTGTTTGCCCTTGCCACTGTTGCAACTGTAGTG GGAATCTGGACTATCATCCCATATGCTGCAGCTGCTTTGACAGCATTGTTCCTTTATCTGCGACGTAAGAACTTCAGTTAG
- the LOC113713863 gene encoding uncharacterized protein isoform X1 codes for MAVVVANGRPLITALISCNLPHIKFLLGGGAPTSCRTPSFSSSLPNTTLKSATAPHHLWNFKPSASRYLPPVLVFKCRFKCFQHQGPESDESSTSKDKPEGQHKAADDVMQSLKGKAASGEISFLSKLVVLLAVALAITVLSIGFRQPHQRSLLGIQHLVDSSSAPALSTHAVGFSFRAFGYRIILPEYAPGWIYFWLLMAAGCGLFISEEALNIWVGITLARMLSLDGTWHSFLDSFSRNAHYIVSTVLWVYWGVCISDMIPFYLGKLFRQSGASDDVSSKLGIGREKALKITRVVQKYGNLVGVVERFSLGVRNPTAFLAGAMGISPEFFFAGVCCGGLITLPLQLGIGFLFRDRPVFALATVATVVGIWTIIPYAAAALTALFLYLRRKNFS; via the exons ATGGCGGTTGTAGTAGCAAATGGGCGTCCATTAATTACGGCTCTCATCTCTTGCAATTTGCCACATATCAAGTTCTTGCTCGGTGGTGGTGCTCCCACCAGTTGTCGTACACCTTCCTTCTCCTCCTCGCTACCGAACACTACACTCAAAAGTGCAACTGCACCGCACCATCTTTGGAATTTTAAGCCCTCGGCATCTCGGTATCTCCCTCCTGTCCTTGTTTTTAAG TGTAGGTTCAAATGCTTTCAGCATCAGGGTCCTGAAAGTGATGAGTCTTCCACATCTAAGGACAAACCAGAGGGACAACATAAGGCTGCTGATGATGTAATGCAAAGTTTGAAAGGCAAAGCAGCTAGTGGAGAAATCTCATTTCTGTCAAAACTAGTGGTACTCCTGGCTGTGGCTCTGGCAATTACAGTGCTATCCATTGGCTTTAGACAGCCTCATCAAAGATCTCTGCTTGGCATTCAACATTTAGTTGATAGTTCATCTGCTCCCGCTTTAAGTACACATGCTGTTGGTTTTTCTTTTAGAGCTTTTGGATACAGAATTATACTTCCAGAATATGCTCCAGG GTGGATCTACTTCTGGCTTCTGATGGCTGCAGGATGCGGTCTTTTCATAAGTGAAGAGGCTTTAAATATATGG GTTGGCATCACTTTAGCGCGGATGCTTTCACTGGATGGCACATGGCATTCTTTTCTTGATTCATTCTCTAGGAACGCTCACTACATTGTATCCACGGTTTTATGGGTTTACTG GGGAGTTTGCATTAGTGATATGATACCATTTTACCTTGGCAAGCTTTTCAGACAATCTGGGGCATCCGATGATGTTTCTTCAAAG TTAGGAATTGGCAGAGAGAAAGCATTGAAAATCACGCGCGTTGTCCAAAAATATGGAAATCTAGTTGGTGTTG TTGAACGGTTCTCGTTAGGTGTGAGGAATCCTACAGCATTTTTAGCAGGTGCAATG GGTATATCACCTGAGTTTTTCTTTGCCGGTGTCTGTTGTGGTGGTCTTATAACACTTCCACTTCAG TTGGGGATTGGATTCTTATTCAGAGACCGTCCAGTGTTTGCCCTTGCCACTGTTGCAACTGTAGTG GGAATCTGGACTATCATCCCATATGCTGCAGCTGCTTTGACAGCATTGTTCCTTTATCTGCGACGTAAGAACTTCAGTTAG
- the LOC113713863 gene encoding uncharacterized protein isoform X5: MKKTSLMFKCFQHQGPESDESSTSKDKPEGQHKAADDVMQSLKGKAASGEISFLSKLVVLLAVALAITVLSIGFRQPHQRSLLGIQHLVDSSSAPALSTHAVGFSFRAFGYRIILPEYAPGWIYFWLLMAAGCGLFISEEALNIWVGITLARMLSLDGTWHSFLDSFSRNAHYIVSTVLWVYWGVCISDMIPFYLGKLFRQSGASDDVSSKLGIGREKALKITRVVQKYGNLVGVVERFSLGVRNPTAFLAGAMGISPEFFFAGVCCGGLITLPLQLGIGFLFRDRPVFALATVATVVGIWTIIPYAAAALTALFLYLRRKNFS; this comes from the exons atgaagaagacgTCTCTAAT GTTCAAATGCTTTCAGCATCAGGGTCCTGAAAGTGATGAGTCTTCCACATCTAAGGACAAACCAGAGGGACAACATAAGGCTGCTGATGATGTAATGCAAAGTTTGAAAGGCAAAGCAGCTAGTGGAGAAATCTCATTTCTGTCAAAACTAGTGGTACTCCTGGCTGTGGCTCTGGCAATTACAGTGCTATCCATTGGCTTTAGACAGCCTCATCAAAGATCTCTGCTTGGCATTCAACATTTAGTTGATAGTTCATCTGCTCCCGCTTTAAGTACACATGCTGTTGGTTTTTCTTTTAGAGCTTTTGGATACAGAATTATACTTCCAGAATATGCTCCAGG GTGGATCTACTTCTGGCTTCTGATGGCTGCAGGATGCGGTCTTTTCATAAGTGAAGAGGCTTTAAATATATGG GTTGGCATCACTTTAGCGCGGATGCTTTCACTGGATGGCACATGGCATTCTTTTCTTGATTCATTCTCTAGGAACGCTCACTACATTGTATCCACGGTTTTATGGGTTTACTG GGGAGTTTGCATTAGTGATATGATACCATTTTACCTTGGCAAGCTTTTCAGACAATCTGGGGCATCCGATGATGTTTCTTCAAAG TTAGGAATTGGCAGAGAGAAAGCATTGAAAATCACGCGCGTTGTCCAAAAATATGGAAATCTAGTTGGTGTTG TTGAACGGTTCTCGTTAGGTGTGAGGAATCCTACAGCATTTTTAGCAGGTGCAATG GGTATATCACCTGAGTTTTTCTTTGCCGGTGTCTGTTGTGGTGGTCTTATAACACTTCCACTTCAG TTGGGGATTGGATTCTTATTCAGAGACCGTCCAGTGTTTGCCCTTGCCACTGTTGCAACTGTAGTG GGAATCTGGACTATCATCCCATATGCTGCAGCTGCTTTGACAGCATTGTTCCTTTATCTGCGACGTAAGAACTTCAGTTAG
- the LOC113713863 gene encoding uncharacterized protein isoform X6, which produces MQSLKGKAASGEISFLSKLVVLLAVALAITVLSIGFRQPHQRSLLGIQHLVDSSSAPALSTHAVGFSFRAFGYRIILPEYAPGWIYFWLLMAAGCGLFISEEALNIWVGITLARMLSLDGTWHSFLDSFSRNAHYIVSTVLWVYWGVCISDMIPFYLGKLFRQSGASDDVSSKLGIGREKALKITRVVQKYGNLVGVVERFSLGVRNPTAFLAGAMGISPEFFFAGVCCGGLITLPLQLGIGFLFRDRPVFALATVATVVGIWTIIPYAAAALTALFLYLRRKNFS; this is translated from the exons ATGCAAAGTTTGAAAGGCAAAGCAGCTAGTGGAGAAATCTCATTTCTGTCAAAACTAGTGGTACTCCTGGCTGTGGCTCTGGCAATTACAGTGCTATCCATTGGCTTTAGACAGCCTCATCAAAGATCTCTGCTTGGCATTCAACATTTAGTTGATAGTTCATCTGCTCCCGCTTTAAGTACACATGCTGTTGGTTTTTCTTTTAGAGCTTTTGGATACAGAATTATACTTCCAGAATATGCTCCAGG GTGGATCTACTTCTGGCTTCTGATGGCTGCAGGATGCGGTCTTTTCATAAGTGAAGAGGCTTTAAATATATGG GTTGGCATCACTTTAGCGCGGATGCTTTCACTGGATGGCACATGGCATTCTTTTCTTGATTCATTCTCTAGGAACGCTCACTACATTGTATCCACGGTTTTATGGGTTTACTG GGGAGTTTGCATTAGTGATATGATACCATTTTACCTTGGCAAGCTTTTCAGACAATCTGGGGCATCCGATGATGTTTCTTCAAAG TTAGGAATTGGCAGAGAGAAAGCATTGAAAATCACGCGCGTTGTCCAAAAATATGGAAATCTAGTTGGTGTTG TTGAACGGTTCTCGTTAGGTGTGAGGAATCCTACAGCATTTTTAGCAGGTGCAATG GGTATATCACCTGAGTTTTTCTTTGCCGGTGTCTGTTGTGGTGGTCTTATAACACTTCCACTTCAG TTGGGGATTGGATTCTTATTCAGAGACCGTCCAGTGTTTGCCCTTGCCACTGTTGCAACTGTAGTG GGAATCTGGACTATCATCCCATATGCTGCAGCTGCTTTGACAGCATTGTTCCTTTATCTGCGACGTAAGAACTTCAGTTAG
- the LOC113713863 gene encoding uncharacterized protein isoform X3 has translation MAVVVANGRPLITALISCNLPHIKFLLGGGAPTSCRTPSFSSSLPNTTLKSATAPHHLWNFKPSASRFKCFQHQGPESDESSTSKDKPEGQHKAADDVMQSLKGKAASGEISFLSKLVVLLAVALAITVLSIGFRQPHQRSLLGIQHLVDSSSAPALSTHAVGFSFRAFGYRIILPEYAPGWIYFWLLMAAGCGLFISEEALNIWVGITLARMLSLDGTWHSFLDSFSRNAHYIVSTVLWVYWGVCISDMIPFYLGKLFRQSGASDDVSSKLGIGREKALKITRVVQKYGNLVGVVERFSLGVRNPTAFLAGAMGISPEFFFAGVCCGGLITLPLQLGIGFLFRDRPVFALATVATVVGIWTIIPYAAAALTALFLYLRRKNFS, from the exons ATGGCGGTTGTAGTAGCAAATGGGCGTCCATTAATTACGGCTCTCATCTCTTGCAATTTGCCACATATCAAGTTCTTGCTCGGTGGTGGTGCTCCCACCAGTTGTCGTACACCTTCCTTCTCCTCCTCGCTACCGAACACTACACTCAAAAGTGCAACTGCACCGCACCATCTTTGGAATTTTAAGCCCTCGGCATCTCG GTTCAAATGCTTTCAGCATCAGGGTCCTGAAAGTGATGAGTCTTCCACATCTAAGGACAAACCAGAGGGACAACATAAGGCTGCTGATGATGTAATGCAAAGTTTGAAAGGCAAAGCAGCTAGTGGAGAAATCTCATTTCTGTCAAAACTAGTGGTACTCCTGGCTGTGGCTCTGGCAATTACAGTGCTATCCATTGGCTTTAGACAGCCTCATCAAAGATCTCTGCTTGGCATTCAACATTTAGTTGATAGTTCATCTGCTCCCGCTTTAAGTACACATGCTGTTGGTTTTTCTTTTAGAGCTTTTGGATACAGAATTATACTTCCAGAATATGCTCCAGG GTGGATCTACTTCTGGCTTCTGATGGCTGCAGGATGCGGTCTTTTCATAAGTGAAGAGGCTTTAAATATATGG GTTGGCATCACTTTAGCGCGGATGCTTTCACTGGATGGCACATGGCATTCTTTTCTTGATTCATTCTCTAGGAACGCTCACTACATTGTATCCACGGTTTTATGGGTTTACTG GGGAGTTTGCATTAGTGATATGATACCATTTTACCTTGGCAAGCTTTTCAGACAATCTGGGGCATCCGATGATGTTTCTTCAAAG TTAGGAATTGGCAGAGAGAAAGCATTGAAAATCACGCGCGTTGTCCAAAAATATGGAAATCTAGTTGGTGTTG TTGAACGGTTCTCGTTAGGTGTGAGGAATCCTACAGCATTTTTAGCAGGTGCAATG GGTATATCACCTGAGTTTTTCTTTGCCGGTGTCTGTTGTGGTGGTCTTATAACACTTCCACTTCAG TTGGGGATTGGATTCTTATTCAGAGACCGTCCAGTGTTTGCCCTTGCCACTGTTGCAACTGTAGTG GGAATCTGGACTATCATCCCATATGCTGCAGCTGCTTTGACAGCATTGTTCCTTTATCTGCGACGTAAGAACTTCAGTTAG
- the LOC113713873 gene encoding probable LRR receptor-like serine/threonine-protein kinase At5g48740 — MELLSCCWLWFLLLSGIVEIAFCDQDGFLSLSCGGTVSYVDSSNISWIPDSAYTNAGNMSSVVYLDGSSASQIPVRFFPDSLGTKCYRLPIKNVSSLVLVRTQFVYKNYDGLNKPPAFSVSLGRAMTTTVNLAKTDPWVEEFIWPVDKDTLPLCFYSIPEGGFPIISSLELRPLPQGAYNSGLADFTSKLLRKSYRINTGYIDGSLRYPLDEYDRIWDADEDFSPHHVSTAFDIQNNFNLSNLKETPPIAVLQSARVLARWADLTYNLPIDGLGDYYVVLYFAGILPVSPAFDVLINGEVVQSNYTVKRWDANALFFTMRGINGLNITLKSISYYPLINALEVYEILDIPLETSSTTVSALQVIQQSTGLDLGWQEDPCSPKSWEHIECEGNLVTSLELSSMKMRSISPTFGDLLDLKVLDLSNTSLPGEIQYLGSLQNLEKLNLSFNQLSSFGSELEDLMNLQVLDLQNNSLLGAVPDSLGELKELHLLNLENNELQGPLPQSLNRESLEVRASGNLCLSFSTSSCTDISGTIETPQVTVLTPSKSKGHKHIAVILGSVGGVALAFSVMAISVLLFTRRKKPESTSKPNAGVDIRNWNAARVFSYKEIKAATNNFKEVIGRGSFGMVYLGKLPDGKLVAVKVRFDRTQLGAESFINEVSLLSQIRHQSLVTLEGFCHESKQQILVYEYLPGGSLSDNLHGVNSKRITLSWVRRLKIAVDAAKGLDYLHNGSDPRIIHRDVKSSNILLDSEMNAKVSDFGLSKQMTQGDATHVTTAVKGTAGYLDPEYYSSRQLTEKSDVYSFGVVLLELICGREPLTHSGSPDSYNLVLWAKPYLQAGAFEIVDESIKGTFDAESMRRAALIASRSVERDALRRPSIAEVLAELKEAYGIQLSHLAAIV; from the exons ATGGAGCTGCTAAGTTGCTGCTGGCTCTGGTTCTTACTCCTTTCTGGGATTGTGGAAATTGCTTTCTGTGATCAAGATG GATTCTTAAGCTTATCATGTGGTGGGACTGTGAGCTATGTCGATTCCTCTAATATTTCGTGGATACCTGATAGCGCTTACACAAATGCTGGCAACATGAGCTCTGTGGTTTATCTTGATGGTAGCTCCGCATCTCAAATTCCAGTCCGGTTTTTTCCGGATTCTCTTGGTACCAAGTGTTACAGGCTTCCTATAAAGAATGTATCGTCATTGGTACTTGTAAGAACTCAATTTGTGTACAAGAACTATGATGGACTCAATAAACCCCCTGCATTTTCTGTTTCTCTTGGGAGAGCTATGACTACGACAGTGAATCTTGCTAAAACCGATCCATGGGTAGAAGAGTTCATATGGCCAGTTGATAAAGACACTCTCCCTTTGTGTTTTTACTCTATCCCTGAGGGAGGATTCCCTATAATCTCTTCCCTTGAACTTCGCCCACTTCCTCAAGGAGCTTACAATAGTGGCTTGGCAGATTTCACTAGTAAATTACTTAGGAAGTCTTACAGGATCAACACTGGTTATATTGATGGATCACTGAG GTACCCTCTTGACGAGTACGATCGTATTTGGGATGCTGATGAGGACTTCAGTCCGCATCATGTGTCAACAGCTTTTGAtattcaaaacaacttcaatcTGTCCAATCTCAAAGAAACTCCTCCAATAGCTGTTCTGCAATCTGCAAGAGTCTTGGCAAGGTGGGCTGACTTGACATATAATTTGCCTATCGATGGGCTGGGAGATTACTATGTTGTCCTCTACTTTGCTGGGATTTTGCCAGTATCCCCAGCATTTGATGTACTGATCAATGGGGAAGTTGTTCAGTCAAATTATACTGTGAAAAGATGGGATGCTAATGCTCTTTTCTTTACAATGAGGGGAATCAATGGGTTGAATATCACATTGAAGAGTATCAGCTACTACCCTCTCATTAATGCACTCGAAGTGTATGAAATCCTAGATATTCCTTTAGAAACTTCTTCCACCACAG TTTCTGCCCTCCAGGTTATTCAGCAGTCGACTGGTTTGGATCTGGGATGGCAAGAAGATCCGTGTTCTCCAAAGTCATGGGAACATATAGAATGTGAAGGAAATCTTGTTACTTCTTT GGAACTTTCCAGCATGAAAATGAGATCAATTAGCCCCACTTTTGGCGATCTGTTGGACCTTAAAGTATT GGATTTGAGTAATACATCGCTGCCTGGAGAAATACAATACCTTGGGAGCCTGCAGAATCTTGAGAAACT GAACCTGAGTTTCAATCAACTATCATCTTTTGGGTCTGAATTGGAGGATTTGATGAACcttcaagtttt GGATTTGCAAAACAACAGTTTGCTTGGAGCAGTACCAGACAGCTTGGGAGAATTAAAGGAGCTTCACTTACT GAATCTGGAGAATAATGAGCTACAAGGTCCGCTCCCCCAATCATTAAACAGGGAAAGTTTGGAAGTCAG AGCATCAGGGAATCTGTGCCTGTCCTTCTCCACATCATCCTGCACTGACATTTCAGGCACTATTGAGACACCACAAGTAACTGTCCTTACACCAAGCAAGAGCAAGGGCCACAAACATATAGCAGTTATACTTGGTTCAGTGGGAGGCGTAGCACTAGCTTTTTCAGTCATGGCAATTTCAGTGCTCCTCTTCACGAGGAGAAAGAAACCTGAAAGCACTTCAAAACCAA ATGCTGGAGTGGATATACGAAACTGGAATGCTGCAAGAGTCTTTTCCTACAAAGAAATCAAAGCAGCCACAAACAACTTCAAGGAGGTCATAGGCCGTGGTAGTTTCGGAATGGTTTACCTTGGAAAGCTTCCTGATGGAAAATTAGTTGCCGTGAAAGTGCGATTTGACAGAACTCAGCTTGGGGCTGAGTCATTCATCAATGAG GTTTCTCTTCTGTCACAAATTCGTCACCAGAGTCTTGTAACTTTGGAAGGATTCTGTCACGAGTCAAAGCAGCAAATACTAGTGTACGAGTATTTACCTGGTGGATCACTGTCTGATAACCTTCATG GTGTAAACAGTAAAAGAATAACATTAAGCTGGGTTCGCAGGTTGAAAATCGCGGTTGATGCTGCAAAAG GGTTGGACTACTTACATAATGGAAGTGATCCACGGATCATTCACCGTGATGTAAAGAGCAGCAATATTCTTTTGGATTCAGAGATGAATGCTAAGGTCTCTGATTTTGGCCTTTCTAAGCAAATGACTCAGGGCGATGCAACCCATGTAACCACTGCTGTCAAAGGCACTGCTGGCTATCTTGATCCAGA ATATTATTCCTCTAGACAATTAACAGAAAAAAGTGACGTCTATAGTTTTGGGGTTGTACTTCTGGAGCTCATATGTGGCAGAGAACCACTGACTCACTCTGGCTCTCCAGATTCCTACAATTTAGTCTTATGG GCCAAGCCATACTTGCAAGCGGGCGCGTTCGAGATAGTGGATGAAAGCATAAAAGGAACATTTGATGCTGAGAGCATGAGGAGGGCAGCTTTGATTGCTTCAAGGTCTGTTGAGAGAGATGCATTGCGGAGGCCAAGCATAGCAGAAGTACTGGCTGAGCTGAAAGAAGCCTACGGCATCCAGCTTTCCCATCTCGCAGCAATCGTTTAG